Proteins from a single region of Streptomyces spectabilis:
- a CDS encoding DUF2630 family protein: MDQQQILARITEMVDAEKTLRESLASGAIDEATERARLGDLERELDQCWDLLRRRRAKEEFGGDPDAVRVRPVAQVENYES, encoded by the coding sequence ATGGACCAACAGCAGATTCTGGCGCGGATCACGGAGATGGTCGACGCCGAGAAGACCCTCCGGGAATCGCTCGCGTCCGGGGCGATCGACGAGGCCACGGAGCGGGCCCGCCTGGGCGATCTGGAGCGGGAACTCGACCAGTGCTGGGACCTGCTGCGCAGGCGCCGGGCCAAGGAGGAGTTCGGCGGCGATCCGGACGCGGTCCGGGTGCGTCCCGTCGCGCAGGTGGAGAACTACGAGTCCTAG
- a CDS encoding TetR/AcrR family transcriptional regulator yields MSPRSPSVNEELRRRSRERLLQATVDLVGEHGYEATTLADIADRAGSARGLVSYYFPGKRQLLQSAVHRLMHLTLQEALDREPRTEDGDELLARAVDAILGLARDRPVLMRTHMAGILQADGFVQCPEQQRLAFLLRDAMVRYGSPDVETDYPMLRALLMGAVFALLIPGAPMPFERLRAELFQRYGLDWKLGVPPGEKPPDGTF; encoded by the coding sequence ATGTCCCCGCGTAGCCCATCGGTCAATGAAGAGTTGCGACGGCGTTCCCGCGAGCGGCTTCTGCAAGCCACGGTGGACCTGGTGGGCGAGCACGGATACGAGGCGACGACGCTCGCGGACATCGCCGACCGCGCCGGCTCCGCGCGCGGCCTCGTGTCGTACTACTTCCCGGGAAAGCGCCAGCTCCTGCAGTCGGCCGTGCACCGCCTGATGCATCTGACCCTCCAGGAGGCCCTGGACCGGGAGCCGCGCACCGAGGACGGGGACGAACTCCTGGCCCGCGCCGTCGACGCGATCCTCGGCCTCGCCCGGGACCGGCCGGTCCTGATGCGCACGCACATGGCGGGCATCCTCCAGGCCGACGGGTTCGTGCAGTGCCCCGAGCAGCAGCGCCTCGCGTTCCTGCTGCGCGACGCCATGGTCCGGTACGGCTCGCCGGACGTGGAGACGGACTACCCGATGCTGCGCGCCCTGCTCATGGGCGCGGTGTTCGCGCTGCTCATCCCGGGCGCGCCGATGCCCTTCGAGCGGCTGCGCGCGGAGCTCTTCCAGCGCTACGGACTCGACTGGAAGCTCGGCGTCCCGCCGGGCGAGAAACCGCCCGACGGGACGTTCTAG
- a CDS encoding L,D-transpeptidase family protein — protein sequence MGETVRRGAVALGIAGMVAPLAIVMGTGTAQAASCSTQTGPYQKQVEKFLGRPVDGKQSAADCKAIKAFQTKHKITPNAGYAGAVTWGVMDLMNKQKKVGDNPNKAGKCPTNKGRIACVDLTLQLSWIQDGKQLKYGPVPVRTGRNGHETRTGLKKVYWRDIDHVSSLYHVPMPYSQFFDGGQAFHSVGISVWSPPGSHGCVNMTKKDAVKYWNMLRKGDDVFVYGRKPGT from the coding sequence GTGGGGGAGACAGTCAGACGAGGAGCCGTCGCACTGGGGATCGCCGGAATGGTGGCCCCGCTCGCGATCGTGATGGGCACCGGCACCGCACAGGCCGCGTCGTGCTCGACGCAGACCGGGCCGTACCAGAAGCAGGTCGAGAAGTTCCTCGGCCGCCCGGTGGACGGCAAGCAGTCGGCCGCCGACTGCAAGGCCATCAAGGCCTTCCAGACCAAGCACAAGATCACCCCGAACGCGGGTTACGCGGGCGCCGTCACCTGGGGCGTGATGGACCTGATGAACAAGCAGAAGAAGGTGGGCGACAACCCGAACAAGGCGGGCAAGTGCCCGACCAACAAGGGCCGCATCGCCTGCGTCGACCTGACGCTCCAGCTCAGCTGGATCCAGGACGGCAAGCAGCTCAAGTACGGCCCCGTCCCGGTGCGCACCGGCCGCAACGGCCACGAGACCCGCACCGGCCTGAAGAAGGTCTACTGGCGGGACATCGACCACGTGTCGAGCCTGTACCACGTGCCCATGCCGTACAGCCAGTTCTTCGACGGCGGCCAGGCCTTCCACTCGGTGGGCATCAGCGTCTGGTCCCCGCCGGGCTCGCACGGCTGCGTCAACATGACGAAGAAGGACGCCGTGAAGTACTGGAACATGCTGCGCAAGGGCGACGACGTCTTCGTCTACGGCCGCAAGCCGGGCACCTGA
- a CDS encoding FAD-dependent oxidoreductase, giving the protein MLKPARHQGVPGTPRGRSSAVHVAVVGSGPSGVYTAQSLVQQDRVPGVRVDVLDRLPCPYGLVRYGVAPDHEKIKSLQTTLRTILEHERVRFVGGVEIGPGAVAPARLLDCYHAVVYCVGAATDRRLGVPGEDLPGSHSATEFVSWYSAHPDVAVNGSGPPDRFVRDVASAVVIGVGNVAVDVARMLARGVAELSPTDMPHEALGVLAASRVREVHMVGRRGPSQARFTTKELRELGSLPDTEVLVDPEELALDPAYADPSGLPAASRRNVDVLRGWAERPARGLPRRIRLRFFLRPVELTEAAGRVGGVRFERTLPDGHGGVSGAGTYEEIGAQLVLRSVGYRGVPIEGLPFDTSSGTVPHAAGRVLRDGAVSSGEYVAGWIKRGPTGVIGTNRPCAKETALSLLDDAPALALRTVADEPLAALRAAGAEPVEWPGWLAIEQAEARLGRLLGRGGPVKIPDWAGLRAAAAESGERPQPQP; this is encoded by the coding sequence ATGCTGAAGCCAGCCAGGCATCAGGGCGTCCCGGGGACACCTCGCGGAAGGAGCTCCGCCGTGCACGTCGCCGTCGTGGGATCGGGTCCGAGTGGGGTCTACACCGCGCAGAGCCTGGTCCAGCAGGACCGCGTGCCCGGTGTGCGGGTCGACGTGCTCGACCGGCTGCCGTGCCCGTACGGCCTGGTGCGCTACGGCGTGGCGCCCGACCACGAGAAGATCAAGTCCCTGCAGACGACGCTGCGCACGATCCTGGAGCACGAGCGCGTGCGGTTCGTCGGGGGCGTGGAGATCGGCCCCGGCGCGGTGGCCCCGGCCCGGCTGCTCGACTGCTACCACGCGGTGGTGTACTGCGTGGGCGCCGCCACCGACCGCAGGCTCGGGGTGCCCGGCGAGGACCTGCCCGGCAGCCACTCGGCGACGGAGTTCGTGTCCTGGTACAGCGCCCACCCGGACGTGGCGGTGAACGGCTCGGGGCCGCCGGACCGCTTCGTGCGGGACGTGGCCTCGGCCGTCGTCATCGGCGTCGGGAACGTCGCGGTGGACGTGGCGCGGATGCTGGCGCGCGGCGTCGCGGAGCTGTCGCCCACCGACATGCCGCACGAGGCGCTCGGCGTCCTCGCCGCGAGCCGGGTGCGCGAGGTCCACATGGTGGGGCGGCGCGGGCCCTCGCAGGCGCGCTTCACCACGAAGGAGCTGCGGGAGCTCGGCTCCCTTCCGGACACCGAAGTGCTCGTGGATCCAGAGGAGTTGGCCCTCGACCCCGCCTACGCCGACCCCTCGGGCCTGCCCGCGGCGAGCCGTCGCAACGTGGACGTCCTGCGCGGCTGGGCCGAGCGGCCCGCGCGCGGGCTCCCGCGCCGGATCCGGCTGCGGTTCTTCCTGCGGCCGGTGGAGCTGACCGAGGCGGCGGGCCGGGTCGGCGGCGTGCGGTTCGAACGGACGCTGCCGGACGGGCACGGCGGCGTGAGCGGCGCCGGCACGTACGAGGAGATCGGGGCGCAGCTCGTGCTGCGGTCGGTCGGCTACCGCGGGGTGCCGATCGAGGGCCTGCCGTTCGACACGTCCAGCGGCACGGTGCCGCACGCGGCGGGGCGGGTGCTGCGCGACGGCGCCGTGTCCAGCGGCGAGTACGTCGCGGGCTGGATCAAGCGCGGGCCGACGGGAGTGATCGGCACGAACCGGCCGTGCGCCAAGGAGACGGCGCTCTCCCTGCTCGACGACGCGCCCGCTCTCGCGCTCAGGACGGTGGCGGACGAGCCGCTCGCGGCGCTGCGGGCGGCGGGCGCCGAGCCCGTCGAGTGGCCCGGGTGGCTGGCGATCGAGCAGGCGGAGGCGAGGCTGGGGCGGCTGCTCGGGCGCGGCGGGCCGGTGAAGATCCCCGACTGGGCCGGGCTCCGCGCGGCGGCGGCCGAGAGCGGGGAGCGCCCCCAGCCGCAGCCCTGA
- a CDS encoding ArsR/SmtB family transcription factor has translation MTTAAPSSRVLAHPARDEIRLEGVLHALSDPLRLLVVRELARDDAGLSCSHFDLPVTKSTCTHHFRVLREAGVIQQGYRGTAKLNALRRADLDALFPGLLDSVLAAAALQADRSAHDG, from the coding sequence ATGACGACCGCCGCCCCGAGCTCGCGGGTGCTCGCGCACCCGGCGCGTGACGAGATCCGCCTCGAAGGCGTGCTGCACGCCCTGTCCGATCCGCTGCGCCTGCTCGTGGTCCGCGAGCTGGCCCGGGACGACGCGGGACTCTCCTGCTCGCACTTCGACCTGCCGGTCACGAAGTCCACCTGCACGCACCACTTCCGCGTGCTGCGGGAGGCGGGCGTGATCCAGCAGGGCTACCGCGGCACCGCCAAGCTCAACGCGCTGCGCCGCGCCGACCTGGACGCCCTGTTCCCCGGCCTCCTGGACAGCGTCCTGGCCGCGGCGGCACTCCAGGCGGACCGCTCGGCGCACGACGGCTGA
- a CDS encoding M56 family metallopeptidase, giving the protein MMVPVALLLLGALTAVVAPRMLARADWPEREPVVALWAWQCVVAGVLLCCALSMTFSAAAAWQAVRGQLFAPAPHDVVEAYALGPTPWATVTAVALACGGVWTAVMLTREIARARARRAKRRAELVVRAPLLPGEEPGADRLVVLEGERPDAWWLPGTAPQLVITTAALRRLKGRQLDAVLAHEQGHAEARHDWLLHCSGALAAGFPQVPVFAAFRGEMHRLVELAADDVASRRFGRLTIALALVELNEDRGVFGPCPTPQAHVPARVHRLLAARPRLTAGRRLRLTAAAALVPVVPLLVAFVPALRALG; this is encoded by the coding sequence ATGATGGTCCCCGTCGCGCTGTTGCTGCTCGGCGCGCTGACCGCCGTCGTCGCCCCCCGGATGCTCGCGCGAGCGGACTGGCCGGAGCGCGAACCGGTGGTCGCGCTGTGGGCTTGGCAGTGCGTGGTGGCGGGCGTGCTGCTCTGCTGCGCCCTGTCGATGACGTTCAGCGCGGCCGCCGCCTGGCAGGCCGTGCGCGGACAGCTCTTCGCGCCCGCGCCGCACGACGTGGTCGAGGCGTACGCGCTCGGGCCGACGCCCTGGGCCACGGTGACAGCGGTGGCGCTCGCCTGCGGCGGCGTCTGGACGGCCGTGATGCTCACGCGCGAGATCGCCCGGGCCCGGGCCCGGCGGGCCAAGCGGCGGGCCGAACTGGTCGTGCGCGCCCCGCTGTTGCCCGGCGAGGAGCCCGGCGCCGACCGGCTCGTCGTCCTGGAGGGCGAGCGCCCCGACGCCTGGTGGCTGCCCGGCACGGCGCCCCAACTGGTCATCACCACCGCTGCGTTGCGCCGCCTGAAGGGCCGTCAGCTCGACGCGGTGCTCGCCCACGAGCAGGGCCACGCCGAGGCCCGGCACGACTGGCTGCTGCACTGCTCCGGCGCGCTCGCCGCGGGCTTCCCGCAGGTGCCGGTGTTCGCCGCGTTCCGCGGCGAGATGCACCGGCTCGTGGAGCTGGCCGCCGACGACGTGGCCTCGCGCCGCTTCGGGCGCCTGACCATCGCCCTCGCCCTCGTCGAACTCAACGAGGACCGGGGCGTGTTCGGGCCCTGCCCGACCCCGCAGGCACATGTGCCGGCCCGGGTGCACCGGCTGCTCGCCGCCCGCCCCCGGCTCACCGCGGGGCGCCGGCTGCGGCTGACCGCGGCGGCCGCGCTCGTGCCCGTCGTACCGCTCCTGGTGGCGTTCGTCCCGGCGCTGCGCGCGCTCGGTTAG
- a CDS encoding phosphatase PAP2 family protein, with amino-acid sequence MDSAPPPTPSPPSRTTRAAVLLALPSLLLIVLVSAEWQPLLTLDDDIARTTHRWAVAHRDLTHVARVLTDWVWDPWTMRVLCTAVVLWLAVRRARWLALWLAATCLVGTLLQQALKAAVGRERPVWPDPVDSAHYAAFPSGHALTATVVCGLLLWLLRRYGVGAALWRTAVAVAVVSVVGVGLTRVWLGVHWASDVVAGWLLGALIVTVAIALFDRYAPAVELRATDGRAARSRR; translated from the coding sequence ATGGATTCCGCGCCTCCCCCGACGCCTTCCCCGCCGTCCCGCACCACCCGTGCGGCGGTGCTGCTCGCGCTCCCCTCGCTGCTGCTGATCGTCCTGGTGTCCGCCGAATGGCAGCCACTGCTCACCCTGGACGACGACATCGCGCGGACCACGCACCGCTGGGCGGTGGCCCACCGGGACCTCACCCACGTCGCCCGCGTCCTCACGGACTGGGTGTGGGACCCGTGGACGATGCGCGTCCTGTGCACGGCCGTCGTGCTGTGGCTCGCCGTGCGGCGGGCCCGGTGGCTCGCCCTGTGGCTCGCGGCGACCTGTCTGGTGGGCACGCTGCTGCAGCAGGCCCTGAAGGCGGCGGTCGGCCGGGAGCGCCCGGTCTGGCCGGATCCGGTGGACTCCGCGCACTACGCGGCCTTCCCCTCCGGGCACGCGCTGACCGCGACCGTCGTGTGCGGCCTCCTGTTGTGGCTGCTCCGCCGGTACGGCGTGGGGGCGGCGCTGTGGCGCACCGCCGTCGCCGTGGCCGTGGTGTCCGTCGTCGGCGTCGGCCTCACCCGGGTGTGGCTGGGTGTCCACTGGGCATCGGACGTCGTGGCGGGCTGGCTGCTCGGCGCCTTGATCGTCACCGTGGCGATCGCGCTCTTCGACCGCTACGCACCCGCCGTAGAGCTCCGGGCGACGGACGGAAGGGCCGCCCGCAGCCGCCGGTGA
- a CDS encoding DUF305 domain-containing protein — translation MPHRRTPAARTTVARASAATALLAAATLALGACDSDSASGPKAKSGSSSGPSVIAPGKPGETAATLSAEEAAKERTDDDSPNSADFDYVEKMIPHHAQALEMTRLVPKRAKSTKVKRLADRITAAQKPEIGAMERWLKSQGKKAEKRGHGAHHDHAGMPGMATPAQLEQLRAAKGEAFDELFLKLMITHHSGAVTMATDALSEGNNLLVEEMANDVVAQQTAEINRMRGMG, via the coding sequence GTGCCCCACCGCCGTACGCCCGCCGCCCGTACGACCGTTGCCCGCGCCTCCGCCGCGACCGCGCTCCTCGCGGCCGCCACCCTCGCCCTGGGCGCCTGCGACTCCGACTCGGCATCGGGTCCGAAGGCCAAGTCCGGTTCCTCGTCCGGGCCTTCGGTGATCGCTCCGGGCAAGCCCGGGGAGACGGCCGCGACCCTCTCGGCCGAGGAGGCGGCGAAGGAGAGAACCGACGACGACAGCCCGAACTCGGCGGACTTCGACTACGTCGAGAAGATGATCCCGCACCACGCCCAGGCCCTGGAGATGACCCGACTCGTGCCGAAGCGGGCGAAGTCGACGAAGGTGAAGCGGCTCGCCGACCGCATCACGGCCGCCCAGAAGCCGGAGATCGGCGCCATGGAGCGGTGGTTGAAGAGCCAGGGCAAGAAGGCGGAGAAGCGCGGGCACGGCGCTCACCACGACCACGCGGGGATGCCGGGGATGGCCACGCCCGCGCAGCTCGAGCAGTTGCGCGCGGCCAAGGGCGAGGCGTTCGACGAACTGTTCCTGAAGCTGATGATCACGCACCACTCGGGGGCCGTCACCATGGCCACGGACGCGCTCTCGGAGGGCAACAACCTCCTGGTCGAGGAGATGGCCAACGACGTCGTGGCGCAGCAGACGGCCGAGATCAACCGGATGCGCGGCATGGGCTGA
- a CDS encoding NADH:flavin oxidoreductase/NADH oxidase, whose amino-acid sequence MSALFEPYTLRNLTIPNRVWMAPMCQYSAEATGPAAGVATDWHLAHYAARATGGTGLLLTEATAVSPEGRISPWDLGIWNDTQVAALRRITDFVKGQHAVPGIQLAHAGRKAATDATWRGGAPLAPDAGGWQPVAPSAVAFDERHPVPTELAEADIRRIVGEFADAARRALDAGFDVAEIHGAHGYLIGEFLSPHSNRRTDFYGGDFAGRTRFALEVVDAVRAVWPEDKPLFFRVSATDWLPDGAPGWTADDTVRLAPLLKDHGVDLLDVSSGGNAPGVRIPTGPNYQVPFATRVKTETELPVAAVGLITEAAQAEKILANGEADAILLGRELLRNPSFARQAARELGADVHVPNQYLRSV is encoded by the coding sequence GTGAGCGCGCTGTTCGAGCCCTACACCCTGCGGAACCTGACCATCCCCAACCGCGTCTGGATGGCGCCGATGTGCCAGTACTCCGCCGAGGCCACCGGCCCTGCCGCGGGGGTCGCCACGGACTGGCACCTGGCCCACTACGCGGCGCGCGCCACGGGCGGCACGGGGCTGCTCCTCACCGAGGCCACCGCCGTCAGCCCCGAGGGCCGCATCAGCCCCTGGGACCTCGGCATCTGGAACGACACCCAGGTCGCGGCGCTTCGCCGGATCACCGACTTCGTCAAGGGCCAGCACGCGGTGCCCGGCATCCAGCTCGCGCACGCGGGGCGCAAGGCGGCCACGGACGCCACCTGGCGCGGCGGCGCACCCCTCGCCCCGGACGCGGGCGGCTGGCAGCCGGTCGCCCCGAGCGCGGTGGCCTTCGACGAGCGCCACCCCGTCCCCACCGAGCTGGCGGAGGCCGACATCCGGCGGATCGTCGGCGAGTTCGCGGACGCGGCGCGGCGCGCCCTGGACGCGGGCTTCGACGTCGCGGAGATCCACGGCGCGCACGGCTATCTGATCGGCGAGTTCCTCTCCCCGCACAGCAACCGGCGCACCGACTTCTACGGCGGCGACTTCGCGGGCCGCACCCGCTTCGCCCTGGAGGTCGTCGACGCCGTGCGCGCGGTGTGGCCCGAGGACAAGCCGCTGTTCTTCCGTGTCTCGGCCACCGACTGGCTGCCGGACGGCGCGCCTGGCTGGACCGCGGACGACACCGTCCGGCTCGCGCCGCTGCTCAAGGACCACGGCGTGGACCTCCTGGACGTCTCCAGCGGCGGCAACGCCCCGGGCGTGCGCATCCCCACCGGGCCCAACTACCAGGTCCCCTTCGCCACCCGGGTGAAGACGGAGACGGAGCTGCCCGTCGCGGCGGTGGGACTGATCACCGAGGCCGCGCAGGCCGAGAAGATCCTCGCCAACGGCGAGGCCGACGCGATCCTGCTCGGCCGGGAGCTGCTGCGCAATCCGTCGTTCGCCCGTCAGGCCGCCCGTGAGCTGGGCGCCGACGTGCACGTGCCGAACCAGTACCTGCGCTCCGTCTGA
- a CDS encoding HAD family hydrolase gives MAIKAVLFDFSGTLFRVESTASWLRAALTARGVALPPDEEARLALALDRAGALPGGSPTPDAPGHLADLVARRDESAELHRAAYTGLARTVPLPDPGLYDALYDRHMTPEAWQPYPDALDVLRSLRGRGVRVGVVSNIGWNPRPVFRAHGLDPYVNAYVLSYEHGVQKPDPRLFAHGCDALAVDPADTLMVGDDRRADGGAAALGCAVHFVPHLPVSRRPDALRPVLALAAVGGTAGPA, from the coding sequence ATGGCGATCAAGGCCGTGCTGTTCGACTTCTCCGGGACGCTGTTCCGCGTCGAGTCCACCGCGTCCTGGCTGCGGGCCGCGCTGACCGCGCGCGGGGTCGCGCTGCCGCCGGACGAGGAGGCGCGGCTCGCCCTGGCCCTCGACCGCGCGGGTGCGCTGCCGGGCGGCTCACCGACCCCGGACGCCCCCGGGCACCTGGCGGACCTGGTCGCGCGCCGCGACGAGAGCGCGGAGCTGCACCGCGCCGCGTACACCGGCCTCGCCCGGACCGTGCCGCTGCCCGACCCCGGCCTGTACGACGCGCTCTACGACCGGCACATGACACCGGAGGCCTGGCAGCCCTACCCCGACGCGCTCGACGTCCTGCGGAGCCTGCGGGGGCGCGGGGTGCGCGTCGGCGTCGTGAGCAACATCGGCTGGAACCCGCGGCCCGTCTTCCGCGCGCACGGCCTCGACCCGTACGTGAACGCCTATGTGCTGTCCTACGAGCACGGCGTCCAGAAGCCCGACCCGCGCCTCTTCGCACACGGCTGCGACGCCCTTGCCGTCGACCCCGCGGACACCCTGATGGTCGGCGACGACCGGCGCGCGGACGGCGGCGCGGCCGCGCTCGGCTGCGCCGTGCACTTCGTGCCCCACCTGCCGGTGTCCCGGCGCCCCGACGCCCTGCGCCCGGTCCTGGCCCTGGCAGCCGTCGGGGGCACCGCGGGCCCGGCGTGA
- a CDS encoding LVIVD repeat-containing protein, whose product MTLLNEPRTRRRRLGVATAAAGLLAALLTAVPAAATPDPGDAPKAPKKVSKSDAADTKRAIADGKIPAPDEIVHSDNIEHLGNIPKDALPGTNSDLAFQGKYAFAGNYDGFRIFDISNPKKPETVAQVLCPGSQNDVSVSGDLLFLSTDSSRSDSSCASTTQPATEKSSWEGMKVFDISDKRNPRYVAAVETACGSHTHTLVPERRNVYVYVSSYSPSAAFPDCQPPHDGISVIKVPRKAPQKAAVVGFPVLFPGEGPDGGGNPGSPTNPGVSKTTGCHDITVLPSEDLAAGACMGDGILFSIKDPERPKVIDRVQDNVNFAFWHSATFNQDADKVVFTDELGGGGGATCNAEIGPNRGADGIYEIKGWGDKRKLVFKSYYKIPRHQADTENCVAHNGSLIPVKGKDLMVQAWYQGGVSVWDFTNSAKPKEIAYFERGPLSADQLVGGGSWSAYYYNGHIYSNDMVKGFDVLKLNDKRTDPAKRVRLRELNVQTQPEYFNKH is encoded by the coding sequence GTGACTCTGCTGAACGAACCCCGAACCCGGCGCAGACGCCTGGGAGTCGCCACGGCGGCCGCCGGGCTCCTCGCCGCGCTGCTCACCGCGGTCCCGGCGGCGGCGACGCCCGACCCCGGCGACGCGCCCAAGGCGCCGAAGAAGGTGTCGAAGTCCGATGCCGCCGACACCAAGCGGGCCATAGCGGACGGAAAGATCCCCGCGCCCGACGAGATAGTCCACTCCGACAACATCGAGCACCTCGGCAACATCCCCAAGGACGCGCTGCCGGGCACCAACTCGGACCTCGCCTTCCAGGGGAAGTACGCCTTCGCGGGGAACTACGACGGCTTCCGCATCTTCGACATCAGCAACCCGAAGAAGCCCGAGACCGTCGCGCAGGTGCTCTGCCCGGGTTCCCAGAACGACGTCTCGGTCTCCGGTGACCTGCTGTTCCTGTCGACCGACTCCTCGCGCAGCGACAGCTCCTGCGCCAGCACCACGCAGCCCGCCACGGAGAAGTCCTCCTGGGAGGGCATGAAGGTCTTCGACATCAGCGACAAGCGCAATCCGCGCTACGTCGCCGCCGTCGAGACCGCGTGCGGCTCCCACACCCACACGCTGGTGCCCGAGCGCCGCAACGTCTACGTCTACGTCTCCTCGTACTCGCCGAGCGCGGCGTTCCCCGACTGCCAGCCGCCGCACGACGGCATCTCCGTGATCAAGGTGCCGCGCAAGGCGCCGCAGAAGGCGGCGGTCGTCGGCTTCCCCGTCCTGTTCCCGGGCGAGGGCCCGGACGGCGGCGGCAACCCGGGCTCGCCCACCAACCCGGGCGTCTCCAAGACCACCGGCTGCCACGACATCACCGTGCTGCCGTCGGAGGACCTCGCCGCGGGCGCCTGCATGGGTGACGGGATCCTGTTCTCCATCAAGGACCCCGAACGTCCCAAGGTCATCGACCGCGTCCAGGACAACGTGAACTTCGCGTTCTGGCACTCGGCGACCTTCAACCAGGACGCCGACAAGGTCGTCTTCACCGACGAGCTCGGCGGTGGCGGCGGCGCCACCTGCAACGCCGAGATCGGGCCGAACCGCGGCGCCGACGGCATCTACGAGATCAAGGGCTGGGGCGACAAGCGCAAGCTCGTCTTCAAGAGCTACTACAAGATCCCGCGCCACCAGGCGGACACCGAGAACTGCGTGGCCCACAACGGCTCGCTGATCCCGGTCAAGGGCAAGGACCTCATGGTCCAGGCCTGGTACCAGGGCGGCGTCTCCGTATGGGACTTCACCAACTCGGCCAAGCCCAAGGAGATCGCCTACTTCGAGCGCGGCCCGCTCTCCGCGGACCAGCTCGTCGGCGGCGGCTCGTGGTCGGCGTACTACTACAACGGCCACATCTACTCGAACGACATGGTCAAGGGCTTCGACGTGCTGAAGCTCAACGACAAGCGCACGGACCCGGCCAAGCGCGTGCGGCTGCGCGAGCTCAACGTGCAGACGCAGCCGGAGTACTTCAACAAGCACTGA
- a CDS encoding DUF6214 family protein: MAYDEAPRWAADPSADTLQLITSTDGRLDARRPGSEPASLLHVRLDLDGAHVDVLAAVCEGRVAIEDLRARPPLPLPDLVALADRIEGPLADVCRGVAQQYGPADASCRGALADEAAAAHRARPAEQRGDTVRQAAVEAYRTARDEGRDPVLAVMCATGHSRRKSLRLIAGARDAGHLSPRHRRR; this comes from the coding sequence ATGGCGTACGACGAGGCGCCGCGGTGGGCCGCGGACCCCTCGGCCGACACGCTCCAGCTGATCACCAGCACCGACGGCCGGCTCGATGCCCGCAGGCCGGGCAGCGAGCCCGCGTCCCTGCTCCACGTCCGCCTCGACCTCGACGGCGCCCACGTCGACGTGCTCGCGGCCGTCTGCGAGGGCCGCGTCGCGATCGAGGACCTGAGGGCGCGGCCGCCGCTGCCGCTGCCCGATCTGGTCGCGCTCGCCGACCGCATCGAGGGCCCGCTGGCGGACGTCTGCCGGGGCGTCGCCCAGCAGTACGGTCCCGCCGACGCCTCCTGCCGCGGCGCGCTCGCGGACGAGGCGGCCGCCGCCCACCGGGCCCGGCCCGCCGAGCAGCGGGGCGACACCGTGCGCCAGGCCGCCGTCGAGGCGTACCGCACGGCACGCGACGAGGGGCGGGACCCGGTGCTCGCGGTGATGTGCGCGACGGGGCACAGCCGCCGCAAGTCCCTGCGCCTGATCGCGGGGGCGCGGGACGCGGGGCATCTGTCGCCGCGTCACCGCCGCCGCTAG